From Nitratidesulfovibrio vulgaris str. Hildenborough, a single genomic window includes:
- a CDS encoding sensor histidine kinase, producing the protein MRVLLVDDEEAFVNLLAERLETRGITVLVAHDVASALDLLAAHPVDVAVLDVCMPGRDGLDLLRVMRERHPLVEALMLTGSSDVRNAVEGMRLGACNYLLKPVDIEELLRELRLAHERKIRREESARMIEAGKLASMGRMAEGVAHEINNPVNIIANAAGWIEDLLEEPDIASGPHVAEMRRTLAKIKQQGVRVREITRKLLCFGRGLDPRPQPVACATLLRETLQLVASRCEALAVDVVVDLPEGLPEIMAPPVELRQVFLHVIENALDAMEENGGTLTVRLRLMHGQDEEHDALHVAITDTGHGIAPALLPRVFDPFFSTRSVGRGMGLGLSVSYGVVRALGGDINLTSDPGRTVCSIRLPLTAKPPCAREA; encoded by the coding sequence ATGCGGGTTCTTCTCGTCGACGACGAAGAGGCGTTCGTCAACCTGTTGGCGGAACGCCTCGAGACACGGGGCATCACGGTGCTTGTCGCCCATGATGTGGCCTCGGCACTCGACCTGCTGGCGGCACATCCTGTCGATGTGGCGGTGCTGGATGTCTGCATGCCCGGACGCGACGGTCTCGACCTGTTGCGGGTCATGCGGGAACGCCACCCTCTCGTGGAGGCGCTCATGCTGACCGGCTCGTCGGATGTCCGCAACGCCGTCGAGGGAATGCGACTCGGGGCCTGCAACTACCTGCTCAAACCCGTCGACATCGAAGAGTTGCTCCGTGAACTGCGTCTCGCCCATGAACGCAAGATACGCCGCGAAGAGAGCGCCCGCATGATCGAGGCGGGCAAGCTCGCCTCGATGGGCCGCATGGCGGAAGGCGTGGCGCACGAGATCAACAACCCCGTCAATATCATCGCCAACGCTGCGGGCTGGATCGAAGACCTGCTCGAAGAGCCGGACATCGCATCCGGCCCGCACGTGGCGGAGATGCGCCGCACGCTCGCCAAGATCAAACAGCAGGGCGTGCGTGTGCGCGAAATCACCCGCAAACTGCTCTGCTTCGGACGCGGTCTCGACCCCCGACCGCAACCTGTGGCCTGTGCCACGCTACTGCGCGAGACACTGCAACTCGTCGCCAGCCGCTGTGAGGCCCTTGCCGTGGACGTGGTGGTAGACCTGCCCGAAGGGCTGCCCGAGATCATGGCCCCGCCCGTGGAATTGCGGCAGGTCTTCCTGCATGTGATCGAGAACGCGCTGGATGCCATGGAAGAGAACGGCGGCACGCTCACGGTCAGACTCAGGCTCATGCACGGGCAGGACGAAGAGCACGACGCCTTGCACGTGGCCATCACCGACACGGGACACGGCATCGCACCGGCCCTGTTGCCGCGCGTCTTCGACCCCTTCTTCTCGACCCGCAGCGTCGGCAGGGGCATGGGCCTCGGACTTTCGGTGAGTTACGGCGTGGTACGTGCCCTTGGCGGTGACATCAACCTCACCAGCGACCCCGGACGCACGGTCTGTTCCATTCGCCTGCCGCTGACCGCGAAACCGCCCTGCGCCCGCGAGGCGTGA
- a CDS encoding sensor histidine kinase, with protein sequence MTQTGQEKDDLLFFAEEEQPGQDVPRAAATPWYVLVADDDAEVQTITRLVLSDFSFEGRKLHLLEATSGAESLDMLRRHPDTAVLLLDVVMESNDAGLQVARKVREELGNNLVRIVLRTGQPGHAPEHRVIAELDINDYRHKTELTAERLHTTVTAALRSFRDLRAVEEGRERLAHLAMSVAHQVRNRTMTIGGFASLAVRRAPAEDPVRGYLDTIIEESRRLEHMVGAVSDFASLPHAIRTVVPVGESVLAALEQARQRAAQQGRTLHWQVEVPDGHMVHGAASLLQRLVFEILANASDFAREDGGEVSCRLLCVGGLCRVEVADNGPGIAPEDMAFIFDPFFSRKADGVGMGLCIARRIAGECGWDIEVDAGFGRGARVSVLLPSWAGNNGHGRFA encoded by the coding sequence ATGACCCAGACAGGGCAAGAGAAAGACGACCTGCTGTTCTTCGCGGAGGAGGAACAGCCCGGGCAGGACGTTCCCCGTGCGGCAGCGACTCCGTGGTACGTGCTGGTGGCCGACGATGATGCCGAGGTGCAGACCATCACGCGGCTGGTTCTTTCCGATTTTTCATTCGAGGGGCGCAAGCTGCACCTTCTCGAAGCCACGAGTGGTGCCGAGAGTCTGGACATGCTGCGTCGGCACCCCGATACCGCCGTCCTGTTGCTGGATGTCGTCATGGAAAGCAACGATGCCGGATTGCAGGTGGCGCGCAAGGTGCGGGAGGAACTAGGCAACAACCTCGTGCGCATCGTGCTGCGTACCGGACAACCGGGACATGCCCCCGAACACCGCGTCATCGCTGAACTGGACATCAACGATTACCGGCACAAGACCGAACTCACGGCAGAACGGCTGCACACCACGGTGACGGCTGCGTTGCGTTCGTTCCGCGACCTGCGCGCTGTGGAGGAGGGGCGCGAGAGGCTGGCGCATCTTGCCATGTCGGTGGCGCATCAGGTGCGCAACCGCACGATGACCATAGGGGGCTTCGCCAGTCTTGCTGTGCGGCGCGCCCCGGCCGAAGACCCGGTACGTGGCTATCTTGATACCATCATCGAAGAGTCGCGAAGGCTGGAGCACATGGTCGGTGCCGTATCCGATTTCGCCTCGCTTCCCCATGCCATCCGGACGGTGGTGCCCGTGGGCGAGTCGGTGCTGGCAGCCCTCGAACAGGCGCGGCAGCGTGCTGCACAGCAGGGGCGTACCCTGCACTGGCAGGTCGAGGTGCCGGACGGGCACATGGTGCACGGGGCTGCCTCGCTCTTGCAGCGTCTTGTCTTCGAGATTCTGGCCAATGCCTCGGACTTCGCGCGGGAAGACGGCGGTGAGGTCTCATGCAGGCTGCTGTGCGTAGGAGGACTGTGCCGGGTCGAGGTGGCGGACAATGGCCCCGGCATCGCCCCCGAAGACATGGCATTCATCTTCGACCCCTTCTTCTCGCGCAAGGCTGACGGGGTGGGCATGGGGCTGTGCATCGCCCGGCGCATCGCTGGCGAGTGCGGTTGGGACATCGAGGTGGATGCCGGTTTCGGACGTGGCGCACGCGTCTCGGTGCTGCTGCCTTCATGGGCGGGCAACAATGGTCACGGTCGCTTCGCGTAG
- the acs gene encoding acetate--CoA ligase, translated as MSQERIESMMDEKRHFAPPADSRGRAHVSGEAAREALVRRAAEDPEGFWGERAAQLIDWFKPWDTVLDADMNEPRIEWFKGGRLNVAHNCLDRHVAGNRRNKAAIIWQGEPEEDVRVLTYQMLYDEVRRFAAVLRKMGVHKGDRVSLYMPMIPELAVAMLACARIGAVHSIVFAGFSAVSLQNRIHDCEAKVVVTADAVLRAGRRIPLKVNVDEAVRQCPSVEKVVVVNRGSLEVTMEEGRDLWWHEVMADRTLDVDRPCEEMDAEDMLFILYTSGSTGKPKGVVHTTGGYLTYAAHTTQWVFDVQDDDVYWCTADIGWITGHSYIVYGPLALGATSLMFEGVPSWPSPDRFWRIVEKFRVNIFYTAPTVVRALMREGTDWTERHDLSSLRVLGSVGEPINPEAWMWYHTHIGKGRLPIVDTWWQTETGGIMISGLPYATTLKPGSATQPLPGVDAAIVRPDGSPAGPNEGGHLVIRKPWPGMLRGIFGSPERYRSTYFERFPGMYESGDGARTDTDGYFWIMGRLDDVINVSGHRMGTAEVESALVAHPSVAEAAVVGMPHAVKGEAIYAYVTLGADAEETEELRAELRAWVRKEIGPIATPDVLQFAEGLPKTRSGKIMRRILRKIAAGATSEFGDTSTLADPGVVSDLIEGRLQLTGR; from the coding sequence ATGAGCCAGGAACGTATCGAGAGCATGATGGATGAGAAGCGCCACTTCGCCCCTCCCGCTGACAGCCGGGGCAGGGCACATGTGTCCGGCGAAGCCGCGCGAGAGGCGCTTGTGCGGCGTGCCGCCGAAGACCCCGAAGGCTTCTGGGGCGAACGTGCGGCACAGCTCATCGACTGGTTCAAGCCGTGGGATACCGTGCTGGATGCCGACATGAACGAACCGCGCATCGAGTGGTTCAAGGGCGGAAGGCTCAACGTGGCCCACAACTGCCTCGACAGGCATGTGGCAGGAAACCGGCGCAACAAGGCCGCCATCATCTGGCAGGGCGAACCCGAAGAGGACGTGCGGGTGCTCACCTACCAGATGCTGTATGACGAGGTGCGCCGTTTCGCCGCCGTTCTGCGCAAGATGGGCGTGCACAAGGGCGACCGCGTCTCGCTGTACATGCCCATGATTCCTGAACTGGCTGTCGCCATGCTCGCCTGCGCGCGCATCGGGGCTGTCCATTCCATCGTCTTTGCCGGATTCTCGGCTGTGAGCCTTCAGAATCGCATCCACGACTGCGAGGCCAAGGTCGTGGTCACCGCCGACGCGGTGCTGCGTGCCGGACGGCGCATCCCCCTCAAGGTGAACGTCGACGAGGCCGTGCGCCAGTGTCCCAGCGTGGAGAAGGTCGTCGTCGTCAACCGCGGGAGCCTCGAAGTGACCATGGAGGAGGGGCGTGACCTGTGGTGGCATGAGGTCATGGCCGACCGCACCCTCGACGTCGACCGCCCCTGCGAGGAGATGGATGCGGAGGACATGCTGTTCATCCTCTACACCAGTGGCAGCACCGGCAAGCCCAAGGGCGTGGTGCACACCACGGGCGGCTATCTTACCTATGCCGCGCACACCACGCAGTGGGTCTTCGACGTGCAGGACGACGACGTGTACTGGTGCACCGCCGACATCGGCTGGATTACCGGGCACAGCTACATCGTCTACGGCCCGCTGGCCCTCGGGGCGACCTCGCTGATGTTCGAGGGTGTGCCCTCGTGGCCCTCGCCCGACCGTTTCTGGCGCATCGTCGAGAAGTTCCGCGTCAACATCTTCTACACCGCCCCCACCGTCGTCCGCGCACTCATGCGTGAAGGCACGGACTGGACGGAACGGCACGACCTTTCGTCGTTGCGTGTCCTCGGGTCGGTGGGCGAACCCATCAACCCCGAAGCGTGGATGTGGTACCATACCCACATCGGCAAGGGACGCCTGCCCATCGTCGACACATGGTGGCAGACAGAGACGGGTGGCATCATGATTTCGGGCCTGCCCTACGCCACCACCCTCAAGCCCGGTTCGGCAACGCAGCCGCTGCCCGGCGTCGATGCCGCCATCGTCCGGCCCGACGGCAGCCCCGCAGGGCCCAACGAAGGCGGGCATCTTGTCATCCGCAAGCCGTGGCCGGGCATGTTGCGCGGCATCTTCGGCTCGCCCGAACGGTACCGCTCGACATACTTCGAACGCTTTCCCGGCATGTACGAGTCCGGCGATGGCGCACGCACCGATACGGACGGCTATTTCTGGATCATGGGCCGCCTCGACGACGTCATCAACGTCTCGGGACACCGCATGGGCACGGCCGAGGTCGAGTCTGCGCTGGTCGCCCATCCCAGCGTCGCGGAAGCCGCCGTCGTGGGCATGCCACACGCCGTGAAGGGTGAGGCCATCTACGCCTACGTGACTCTCGGCGCCGATGCGGAAGAGACCGAGGAGCTCCGCGCCGAGCTGCGCGCATGGGTGCGCAAGGAGATAGGCCCCATCGCCACGCCCGATGTGCTCCAGTTCGCAGAGGGGCTCCCCAAGACGCGTAGCGGCAAGATCATGCGGCGCATCCTGCGCAAGATCGCCGCCGGGGCCACCAGCGAGTTCGGGGACACTTCTACTCTCGCCGACCCCGGGGTCGTCTCCGACCTCATTGAAGGTCGCCTGCAACTTACCGGAAGGTAG
- a CDS encoding bifunctional acetate--CoA ligase family protein/GNAT family N-acetyltransferase has translation MSHSPLEQMFKPTSVVVVGATADENTPGNRIMRNLLAGTFLGPVLPVNDTGEAVAGMPGHTAIDTLPLTPDLAIICSPPESVAEHIAELGKRGTRAVVVLSQGFYRYDGERREVQRNAVLQAARRHGVRVLGPNCLGFVSPAVGINASLMPRKALPGKVAFVSQSDSLFSTVLDWATSKKIGFSHCIALGDRYDIHFHDILDYLNSDVNTRAVLLYLETIDKARRFMSAARALARNKPVLVVKSGRSAEGAAAAAAHSGMPLGADDVYDAAFRRAGMLRVADIDTLFNAVEALALARPLKGERLAILTNGGSPGFIATDALIRGGGTLADLSDATCQLLDDSLGRDWSYWNPLVMRSSAGGELYARALNHLLEDRGVDAVLAMHVPSYAVPSEEVAEAVTKVARRSKKVVLTSWLGIDDAEAARRHFTAQGVPTFFTPDSAVRAFLNLVEFRRNQDLLMETPPSLPDDFMPDALAARRVVNDALEAKRQILDPAEARAVLEAYGIPVAEALHVREPREVVEAAVRLGYPVAIKVESPDVARRSVVGGVALDVKTDEEALDAALVTAERVCAQVPGARMTGFTVQRMCHIGAGSELAVETATDPVFGPVIRFGQGGAASETYPDRATGLPPLNLGLAQELMSRTRAGRTLRPAETGAVKLLLVKVSQLIIDIPEIFELEIDPLFADDDGIVALDAHIRIAWTTRSGTDQLAIRPYPRELEEHAHLRDGREVLLRPIRPEDEPDHWAFVEHLSAEDKRFRFFGNVAQLPRSEMVKLTQIDYDREMAFIARGPGEDGATTTLGVVRAMASPDNSEAEFAVAVRSDLKRQGLGRMLMEKIIRYCRTRGTRRIVGAALGDNKAMAELARAVGFVVSKNYDEDTWQLDLPLADPQDKSPDDARS, from the coding sequence GTGAGCCATTCCCCACTCGAACAGATGTTCAAGCCCACATCGGTGGTGGTGGTCGGTGCCACCGCCGACGAGAACACCCCCGGTAACCGCATCATGCGCAACCTGCTGGCGGGGACGTTCCTCGGCCCGGTGCTGCCCGTGAACGACACGGGCGAAGCCGTGGCGGGCATGCCCGGTCATACGGCCATCGACACCCTTCCCCTCACCCCCGACCTCGCCATCATCTGCTCCCCGCCGGAGAGTGTGGCAGAGCACATCGCCGAACTCGGCAAACGCGGCACACGTGCCGTGGTCGTCCTCAGTCAGGGCTTCTACCGCTATGACGGCGAACGGCGCGAGGTGCAGCGCAACGCGGTGCTTCAGGCCGCACGCCGCCACGGGGTGCGGGTGCTCGGTCCCAACTGCCTCGGCTTCGTCTCCCCGGCTGTGGGAATCAATGCCAGCCTCATGCCGCGCAAGGCGCTACCGGGCAAGGTGGCCTTCGTCTCGCAGTCCGACTCGCTGTTCAGCACCGTCCTCGACTGGGCCACGTCCAAGAAGATAGGCTTCTCGCACTGCATCGCCCTTGGCGACCGCTACGACATCCATTTCCACGACATCCTCGACTACCTGAACAGCGACGTGAACACGCGCGCCGTGCTGCTCTATCTTGAGACCATCGACAAGGCACGACGCTTCATGTCGGCTGCCCGTGCGCTGGCCCGCAACAAGCCCGTACTCGTGGTCAAGTCGGGCCGTTCGGCCGAGGGCGCTGCGGCAGCAGCGGCCCACTCGGGCATGCCCCTCGGTGCCGACGACGTGTACGACGCCGCCTTCCGGCGCGCTGGCATGTTGCGCGTGGCCGACATCGACACCCTGTTCAACGCGGTGGAGGCGCTGGCGCTGGCCCGCCCCCTGAAAGGCGAACGACTCGCCATCCTCACCAACGGCGGCAGCCCCGGCTTCATCGCCACCGACGCCCTCATCCGCGGCGGGGGGACGCTGGCCGACCTTTCCGACGCCACATGCCAGCTTCTGGACGACAGCCTCGGCCGTGACTGGTCGTACTGGAATCCGCTCGTGATGCGCAGTTCCGCCGGAGGTGAACTCTACGCCCGGGCGCTCAACCACCTTCTCGAAGACCGGGGCGTGGACGCCGTGCTTGCCATGCATGTGCCCTCGTACGCCGTTCCCAGCGAAGAGGTGGCTGAAGCCGTGACCAAGGTGGCCCGGCGCTCCAAGAAGGTCGTACTCACAAGCTGGCTTGGCATCGACGACGCCGAGGCGGCCCGCAGGCATTTCACGGCACAGGGCGTGCCCACCTTCTTCACCCCCGACAGCGCGGTGCGCGCCTTCCTCAATCTGGTGGAGTTCAGGCGCAACCAGGACCTGCTCATGGAGACGCCCCCCTCGCTGCCCGACGACTTCATGCCCGACGCACTGGCGGCACGGCGGGTGGTCAACGACGCGCTGGAGGCCAAACGGCAGATTCTCGACCCCGCCGAGGCACGTGCCGTGCTCGAGGCCTACGGCATCCCCGTGGCGGAGGCCCTGCATGTGCGTGAACCGCGAGAGGTGGTCGAAGCTGCGGTGAGACTCGGCTACCCGGTCGCCATCAAGGTCGAATCCCCCGACGTGGCAAGGCGCTCGGTGGTGGGGGGTGTGGCCCTCGACGTGAAGACCGACGAAGAGGCGCTCGATGCCGCCCTCGTCACGGCGGAACGGGTCTGCGCGCAGGTTCCCGGTGCCCGCATGACGGGCTTCACCGTACAGCGCATGTGCCACATCGGTGCGGGAAGCGAACTTGCCGTCGAGACCGCCACCGACCCTGTCTTCGGCCCGGTGATACGCTTCGGGCAGGGGGGTGCAGCCAGCGAGACATACCCGGACAGGGCCACGGGGCTGCCACCGCTGAACCTCGGACTCGCACAGGAACTCATGTCGCGCACCCGTGCCGGACGCACCCTGCGCCCTGCCGAGACCGGCGCGGTGAAGCTGCTTCTGGTGAAGGTCTCGCAGCTCATCATCGACATCCCGGAAATCTTCGAACTGGAGATAGACCCGCTCTTCGCCGACGACGACGGCATCGTGGCGCTGGACGCCCACATCCGCATCGCATGGACGACGCGCTCGGGCACAGACCAGCTCGCCATTCGCCCCTACCCGCGCGAACTCGAGGAACATGCCCACCTGCGTGACGGGCGAGAGGTGCTGCTGCGCCCCATCCGCCCCGAAGACGAACCTGACCACTGGGCCTTCGTCGAGCATCTCTCGGCCGAGGACAAGCGGTTCCGCTTCTTCGGCAACGTGGCCCAGCTGCCCCGTAGCGAAATGGTGAAGCTCACGCAGATAGACTACGACCGCGAGATGGCCTTCATCGCCCGCGGCCCCGGTGAAGACGGCGCCACCACCACCCTTGGCGTGGTGCGCGCCATGGCCTCGCCCGACAACAGCGAGGCGGAGTTCGCCGTGGCGGTACGGTCAGACCTCAAGCGGCAGGGCCTTGGCCGTATGCTGATGGAGAAGATCATCCGCTACTGCCGCACCCGTGGGACACGGCGCATCGTGGGTGCGGCACTCGGCGACAACAAGGCCATGGCGGAACTGGCGCGCGCCGTGGGGTTCGTGGTCAGCAAGAACTACGACGAAGACACGTGGCAACTCGACCTGCCCCTTGCAGACCCGCAGGACAAGTCGCCCGACGACGCTCGAAGCTGA
- a CDS encoding glycosyltransferase family 8 protein, translating to MKVVFCIDDNPRYLLMLRVAVRSLRLLHPDITCVCVYAGDDTGVMDAVREEGVLLARYRPVLDATTIPAAFHRCIGCFLKLELALVPELAAESHVLYCDSDVLFRRPLDDLLALRPPYMGMAREDTAPFFHDHAELDYMWRGRRYVVPLPFPIWTYSSGVVLFNLERLRRHDHVHNFLAFCAGNVQRIGNLDQSLLNYFFGKRITKLDPRWNCPPYRQAALAEGHIIHFHGPKPWDTGQALWRDLRINHYGVLREEWLDWLTSEERSRVRVWEASTHEA from the coding sequence ATGAAGGTCGTATTCTGCATCGACGACAACCCCCGCTATCTGCTCATGCTCCGCGTTGCGGTGCGGTCTCTGCGCCTGCTGCACCCCGACATCACATGCGTGTGCGTCTACGCTGGTGACGACACAGGCGTCATGGATGCTGTCCGAGAGGAAGGTGTGCTGCTTGCCCGCTATCGCCCGGTACTGGACGCGACCACCATCCCGGCGGCATTCCACCGGTGCATCGGCTGTTTTCTCAAGCTCGAACTGGCGCTCGTCCCTGAACTCGCCGCCGAGTCGCATGTGCTCTACTGTGACAGTGATGTGCTCTTCCGACGCCCGCTGGACGACCTTCTCGCGCTGCGTCCGCCCTACATGGGCATGGCGCGCGAAGACACCGCCCCGTTCTTCCATGACCACGCCGAACTCGACTACATGTGGCGCGGCAGGCGCTATGTGGTGCCGTTGCCCTTTCCCATCTGGACGTACAGCAGCGGCGTGGTGCTCTTCAATCTTGAACGGTTGAGGCGGCATGACCATGTCCACAACTTCCTCGCCTTCTGTGCGGGGAATGTGCAGCGCATCGGCAACCTCGACCAGTCGTTGCTCAACTACTTCTTCGGCAAGCGCATCACCAAACTGGACCCCCGCTGGAACTGCCCTCCCTACAGGCAGGCGGCATTGGCGGAGGGGCACATCATCCACTTCCACGGCCCAAAGCCGTGGGATACCGGGCAGGCGCTGTGGCGCGACCTGCGTATCAACCATTACGGCGTGTTGCGTGAAGAGTGGCTGGACTGGCTGACGTCTGAAGAGCGGTCGCGTGTCAGGGTGTGGGAGGCGTCGACGCACGAGGCGTGA
- a CDS encoding chemotaxis protein CheD has protein sequence MPAELMDLDLRHLHLRIGEGILAARPALIATVLGSCVSVTFHHPSTETGGIFHAMLPTVLGAADGARTPCKYVDAAIETLLGQFARRGIAANDLVVKLFGGAFTMNPEEKQRLRCIVDVGGRNVEVARATLQRFGIEPQSEHILGDRGRKLFFHSGTGEVWVRLLRRTEPPLPSALVCRDDLT, from the coding sequence ATGCCCGCCGAATTGATGGACCTCGACCTCAGGCACCTGCATCTTCGCATCGGTGAGGGGATTCTTGCCGCACGTCCGGCGCTCATCGCAACGGTACTGGGGTCATGTGTCTCGGTGACGTTCCATCATCCGTCGACGGAGACGGGTGGCATCTTTCACGCCATGCTTCCCACCGTGCTTGGTGCGGCAGACGGTGCGCGCACTCCATGCAAGTACGTGGACGCCGCCATCGAAACACTGCTGGGGCAATTCGCCCGCCGGGGCATTGCCGCGAACGATCTCGTCGTGAAGCTCTTTGGCGGGGCGTTCACCATGAACCCCGAAGAGAAGCAGCGCCTGCGGTGCATCGTGGACGTGGGGGGGCGCAACGTCGAGGTGGCGCGCGCCACGTTGCAACGCTTCGGCATCGAACCGCAGTCGGAGCATATTCTCGGCGACCGGGGGCGCAAGCTCTTCTTCCATTCCGGCACGGGCGAGGTCTGGGTGCGACTTTTGCGTCGGACGGAACCGCCTTTGCCGTCGGCACTGGTGTGCCGCGATGATTTGACGTAG
- a CDS encoding HU family DNA-binding protein, which translates to MNKSELVKMLAENHEIPAEESSVIVNLFFDSVRDALLQGDRVEIRGFGSFKVKGYRGYKGRNPKTGDNVEVPPKRLPVFRAGKELKEIINP; encoded by the coding sequence GTGAACAAGAGCGAACTCGTCAAGATGCTTGCGGAGAACCATGAGATTCCCGCCGAGGAATCGAGCGTGATTGTCAACCTCTTCTTCGACTCGGTGCGCGACGCACTGCTGCAGGGCGACCGTGTCGAGATTCGCGGTTTCGGGTCGTTCAAGGTCAAGGGCTACAGGGGCTATAAGGGCCGCAACCCCAAGACGGGCGATAACGTCGAGGTTCCGCCCAAGCGACTCCCCGTGTTCCGTGCCGGGAAGGAACTCAAGGAAATCATCAATCCCTAG
- a CDS encoding metal-dependent hydrolase → MDPITHVASGAVAMYALRERPRTAWALPFGMVAAASPDVDIFFGSSAIDYLTIHRGITHSFAGGALLALLLALLFALPLRRAPQGWGFAKVWGVSYALVLVHIWLDAITTYGTQILQPFSDWRAALPGVYIIDPLLTLPLLAAVAGAAMWGRRGLAVAAVLWMFAYPLANVGTAKALEGVWSQRLASEGRPAVVHVIPDGFTPYYWKLVHDAGDSWRMARLTLFDDAPPAFETYAKANPGLWNRLEEQDELFRVYGWFAMFLTQETASPDGSLVAFRDLRFTTLVPFLRERLGRGTGTAFLLLARLGTDGRLEGVRFRGGSSSRDAKGGDGFRPPAGGVSPLPRVK, encoded by the coding sequence ATGGACCCGATAACCCACGTAGCCAGCGGCGCAGTAGCCATGTACGCCTTGCGTGAAAGGCCCCGCACAGCTTGGGCCTTGCCCTTCGGCATGGTTGCGGCCGCTTCGCCCGACGTGGACATCTTCTTCGGTTCCTCCGCCATCGACTACCTCACCATCCACCGGGGTATCACCCATTCCTTCGCAGGGGGGGCGTTGCTTGCCCTGTTGCTGGCGTTGCTCTTTGCCCTGCCGTTGCGCCGTGCACCGCAGGGGTGGGGATTCGCCAAGGTGTGGGGAGTCTCGTACGCCCTCGTCCTCGTCCATATATGGCTTGATGCCATCACCACCTACGGAACCCAGATATTGCAGCCCTTCTCCGACTGGAGGGCGGCGTTGCCCGGGGTGTACATCATCGACCCGCTGCTGACCCTGCCGCTTCTGGCGGCTGTTGCCGGGGCGGCCATGTGGGGTCGGCGCGGGCTCGCCGTCGCCGCCGTGCTGTGGATGTTCGCCTACCCCCTCGCCAACGTCGGGACGGCGAAGGCACTTGAAGGCGTGTGGTCGCAGCGTCTCGCCAGCGAGGGGCGACCCGCCGTGGTGCACGTCATCCCCGACGGATTCACCCCGTACTACTGGAAGCTGGTGCATGACGCGGGCGACAGCTGGCGCATGGCACGGCTTACCCTGTTCGACGACGCCCCGCCTGCCTTCGAGACATATGCCAAGGCCAACCCCGGTTTGTGGAATCGCCTCGAGGAACAGGACGAACTCTTCCGGGTCTATGGATGGTTCGCGATGTTCCTCACGCAGGAGACGGCTTCGCCCGATGGTTCGCTGGTGGCCTTTCGCGACCTGCGCTTCACCACGCTGGTGCCCTTCCTGCGTGAACGGCTTGGACGCGGGACGGGGACGGCTTTCCTGTTGCTGGCACGCCTCGGGACGGACGGCAGGCTGGAGGGCGTGCGGTTCAGGGGCGGGTCGTCGAGTCGCGATGCAAAGGGAGGGGACGGGTTCCGTCCGCCTGCTGGCGGGGTGTCCCCGCTACCCCGAGTGAAGTAG